In Lotus japonicus ecotype B-129 chromosome 5, LjGifu_v1.2, one genomic interval encodes:
- the LOC130719239 gene encoding uncharacterized protein LOC130719239 — protein sequence MSEGDDDDVIVRNKSMRFHAEDIRAELNFKVGMEFTSLEEFKVAAKDHSVLTGREIYFPKNDTTRVRAASKKDCKWVMLCSKVSGKQTFAIKTLSGPHTCARVFNNKNATSKFVAKKLVEKLRGSRTMRLNDVVDEMRLDFSTGMTRYRAWKGRQLALQVVEGDASKQYSLLYKFSAELRRVSAVESECKESWQWFLDLLLLDIGTDRRWIFISYQQKGLLSCLEGFEHRFFGHLYANFKKRFGGGVVIRNLMMAAGKATYRQQWEEKMLELREQNNAAWEWMMGIPTRSWCKHDFTFYPKCDVLMNNLSESFNSTIILARDKPTLTMMDWIRTYLMGRHAVAAITCKWMRPEDFVHPYYKRATYEATYGHEITPINGQKLWQPTNDPEILPPIKKRGPGRPKKLRRRDPYEETGSTRLSRTIARHRCSRCGQHGHNSRKCPNPMESQEPEAGQGSEPGAVPVAAETEPVQTQEDASQVINATQDANFDDIPAMLREQWDQDMARLHIVHGAGPSNVGGGSGYAGGSAVVQEEPSEVVQALQSQVAK from the exons ATGtctgaaggtgatgatgatgatgtcatTGTGAGGAACAAGAGTATGAGGTTTCATGCTGAGGATATTAGGGCAGAACTTAACTTCAAAGTAGGTATGGAATTTACTTCATTGGAAGAGTTTAAGGTTGCAGCTAAGGACCACTCTGTTCTGACTGGAAGGGAGATTTATTTCCCCAAAAATGACACAACCAGGGTTAGGGCTGCTAGCAAGAAGGATTGTAAATGGGTTATGTTGTGCAGCAAAGTGAGTGGGAAACAAACTTTTGCAATTAAGACATTGAGTGGCCCTCATACTTGTGCGAGAGTATTCAACAATAAGAATGCTACTTCCAAGTTTGTTGCAAAGAAATTGGTGGAGAAACTGAGGGGTTCAAGGACAATGAGGCTCAATGATGTTGTTGATGAGATGAGGTTGGATTTTTCCACTGGCATGACAAGGTATAGAGCTTGGAAGGGAAGACAGCTTGCTTTGCAGGTAGTTGAGGGAGATGCAAGCAAACAATACTCATTGCTCTATAAATTCAGTGCTGAACTGAGGAGGGTTAGTGCAG TGGAGTCAGAGTGCAAGGAAAGCTGGCAGTGGTTCCTTGATCTGCTACTACTTGATATTGGTACAGATAGAAGGTGGATCTTCATATCTTACCAACAGAAG GGGCTACTGAGCTGTTTGGAGGGATTTGAACACAGGTTTTTTGGGCATCTTTATGCAAACTTCAAGAAGAGGTTTGGAGGTGGTGTTGTAATTAGAAACCTTATGATGGCAGCAGGAAAGGCTACTTATCGCCAGCAGTGGGAAGAAAAAATGTTGGAGCTGAGGGAACAAAATAATGCAGCATGGGAGTGGATGATGGGAATACCTACCAGGTCTTGGTGTAAGCATGACTTCACCTTCTACCCCAAGTGTGATGTGCTCATGAACAACTTGTCAGAGTCATTCAACTCCACAATTATATTGGCAAGGGACAAGCCAACTCTGACCATGATGGACTGGATCAGAACATACTTGATGGGAAG GCATGCAGTAGCTGCCATAACATGTAAATGGATGAGACCAGAGGATTTTGTGCATCCATACTATAAGAGAGCTACATATGAAGCCACATATGGACATGAGATCACTCCTATCAATGGCCAAAAACTATGGCAGCCTACAAATGACCCTGAGATACTTCCTCCCATAAAGAAGAGAGGGCCTGGAAGGCCTAAGAAGTTGAGAAGAAGGGATCCCTATGAGGAAACAGGAAGCACAAGACTCAGCAGGACTATTGCTAGACACAGATGCAGCAGGTGTGGTCAGCATGGCCATAATTCAAGGAAATGCCCAAATCCAATGGAGAGTCAAGAACCAGAAGCAGGACAAGGGTCTGAACCAGGAGCAGTTCCAGTTGCAGCAGAAACTGAGCCAGTTCAAACACAAGAGGATGCATCTCAGGTCATCAATGCCACACAAGATGCAAAT TTTGATGACATACCTGCCATGCTAAGGGAACAATGGGATCAAGACATGGCAAGATTGCACATTGTTCATGGAGCAGGGCCATCTAATGTTGGTGGTGGAAGTGGATATGCTGGTGGATCTGCTGTTGTTCAAGAGGAGCCATCTGAAGTTGTTCAGGCACTCCAATCTCAAGTTGCTAAATGA